Proteins from a genomic interval of Chryseobacterium indologenes:
- a CDS encoding aminotransferase class V-fold PLP-dependent enzyme, whose amino-acid sequence MKFSFKNDYSEGCHPHILQTLLQCNLEQQAGYGEDKYSLRAKELIKEKIKKTDSDVYLVSGGTQANLIVISSVLKPYQCVISASTGHILNNETGAIEATGHKVLSIEKEDGKLTPSDIIPVLENHKNIPHQVMPKLLYISNSTELGTIYQDQELEELSDFCKENKLYLFMDGARLGHGLTSETSDLSLERVAELTDIFYLGGTKNGALIGEAIVINNQALQEDFAFNIKQKGALLAKGRLLGVQFMELMKDDLYFDLAKHANRQAMKIKNAMVKKGVRFLSDTYTNQIFPIINNKVIKILSEYFEFFVWKKIDEESSAIRLITSWSTGDEAVNRFIEIIEREL is encoded by the coding sequence ATGAAATTTTCATTTAAAAACGATTACTCAGAAGGGTGTCATCCCCATATTTTACAGACCCTTTTACAATGTAATCTTGAGCAGCAGGCTGGCTATGGCGAAGATAAGTACTCATTACGGGCTAAAGAATTAATCAAAGAAAAAATAAAAAAAACTGATTCTGATGTTTATCTGGTGTCGGGTGGAACACAAGCTAATCTTATTGTAATCTCTTCAGTGTTAAAACCATATCAGTGTGTGATCTCCGCTTCTACAGGGCACATTCTGAATAATGAAACCGGAGCTATTGAGGCTACCGGACATAAAGTTCTGAGCATTGAAAAAGAAGATGGAAAGCTGACTCCTTCCGATATCATCCCGGTATTGGAAAATCATAAAAATATTCCACATCAGGTGATGCCTAAGCTGCTCTATATTTCAAATTCCACAGAACTTGGAACCATTTATCAGGATCAAGAGCTTGAGGAACTTTCAGACTTCTGTAAAGAGAATAAGCTATATCTGTTTATGGATGGAGCGAGACTAGGGCATGGGTTGACTTCTGAAACAAGTGATCTCAGCCTTGAAAGGGTAGCTGAACTTACCGATATCTTTTACCTGGGAGGAACCAAAAACGGAGCTCTGATAGGAGAAGCGATTGTGATTAATAACCAGGCTCTTCAGGAGGATTTTGCATTTAACATCAAACAGAAAGGAGCATTACTGGCGAAGGGAAGACTTTTGGGAGTTCAGTTTATGGAACTGATGAAGGATGATCTGTATTTTGATCTGGCAAAGCATGCGAACCGGCAGGCTATGAAAATCAAAAATGCTATGGTGAAAAAAGGAGTACGGTTTCTTTCAGATACCTACACCAACCAGATTTTTCCTATTATTAACAATAAGGTGATCAAGATACTGTCTGAATACTTTGAATTTTTTGTCTGGAAAAAAATAGATGAAGAATCTTCCGCCATCCGTCTTATCACTTCATGGAGTACCGGTGACGAGGCTGTCAACAGGTTTATTGAGATTATCGAAAGAGAATTGTAA